The Coffea arabica cultivar ET-39 chromosome 4e, Coffea Arabica ET-39 HiFi, whole genome shotgun sequence genome includes a window with the following:
- the LOC113739907 gene encoding iron-sulfur cluster assembly protein 1-like codes for MLRNVANRLVGTFSRPAGAPATGAVLQLQRLYHERVVDHYDNPRNVGAFDKTDPTVGTGLVGAPACGDVMKLQIKVDEETGKITDACFKTFGCGSAIASSSVATEWVKGKQMEEVLTIKNTEIAKHLSLPPVKLHCSMLAEDAIKAAVKDYEAKRAKENGSAEAPLEKAADA; via the exons ATGTTGAGAAACGTGGCTAATCGGCTCGTTGGAACATTTTCAAGGCCGGCGGGGGCTCCGGCGACTGGGGCGGTGCTGCAGCTCCAGAGGTTGTACCATGAGAGAGTCGTGGACCATTACGACAATCCTAGAAACGTCGGGGCCTTCGACAAGACTGATCCGACAGTCGGCACTGGGCTCGTCGGCGCTCCGGCTTGTGGCGATGTTATGAAGCTTCAAATTAAAGTCGACGAGGAGACGGGAAAGATTACTGATGCTTGTTTTAAGACTTTCGGCTGTGGCTCGGCTATCGCCTCGTCTTCCGTTG CTACTGAATGGGTGAAGGGGAAACAGATGGAGGAAGTCTTAACCATCAAGAATAC AGAAATTGCAAAACATCTCTCTCTCCCACCAGTCAAATTGCATTGCAGTATGCTTGCTGAGGATGCAATCAAAGCAGCTGTGAAGGACTATGAGGCAAAGCGTGCAAAAGAAAATGGGAGTGCTGAAGCTCCACTTGAGAAAGCAGCTGATGCTTGA